In Aquimarina sp. TRL1, a single window of DNA contains:
- a CDS encoding RHS repeat domain-containing protein has protein sequence MGKRIHHLFVCCIFLFFIDSGYSQDKVIYDPSVIAGAINSGTGLEFRPDLSMFSSGVTVSSGTDLRLSVASDQPPYGWFSYEVRLRVTPRLSTGVFDPTQSYVVTLLVSSNSVAGSGQHSIDVREHRIGDSYGAHIVVEEGRYQNLSTSSVDVNGYIPENITLSASLWVSHYGVLSDMIPTIGATFDGVSNELSFAWDNISGADHYQLEWSWVDSYGDRFNTSLGADQIAFSTLDFKGNSTRIQTKATGYSIPLIYSKGYLIYRVRAVGHYTSNISKYQYGRWSSGVLPKTSVSDWPDYYTITSDHEEGKNWQFQASYAEEGKKKEVVSYFDGTLRNRQTVTKLNTDDHVVVGEVIYDAQGRSAIEVLPVPTTWSQLGYVRDFNQSSLLPGAPYDYEDFDLDHQNILDQPTTDKGMDPSSGASKYYGLANDLTTPFRSRIADAGGHPFSQIEYMPDNTGRIRRKSGVGITHQLGRGKEMEYYYGTPEQKELNRLFGYNVGHHGHYKKNLVIDPNGQASVSYLDPQGRTIATALSGDAAGTGLTGLSEEQDTSLHQEMTVDLLGKLSRGAKDTALDNTIKTSTGGFGPLYDALEYGGTKVSAFDRGYRFNYTLSNAPFFEDNCSPTTVVQYPFVYDLEIAIEDLDGVSLLATPVVEKVDMSRVTSGTFILPEATASVPRGSYTISKSLSVDREALASYADAYVARLQDANDACYISPEEVSNLPVLSFEGCFMTCSECEAALLSDYGSKSQYVTTQVEAYDYSSLSHLSATELEEEKTRLAAVFAIQWDALIRACNAPCQEGVLDGGAPSDVVSSSSLSCSISHSILRNDMKPLGQYGAYRGAVYNDQTTGGSGIIENSSVLSIFSTSNELISTRTSSGEHNSWRNPRHEAHDPAPSGSGLYTSGHYYTEDGQISYIKVKQLITTRIVAGQPTEEITYDPMLIEGAVVRESADREYVYTEPQNLALVTDFLRDDIWQDSWTSSLLVYHPEYCYITYNRAVCGMTSTVSGGKMNSDGYDAYLGSVKSYAAAKAAGLLGSLESLSASDPYFRGTIPAVENSTSRNARESVIRESLLSNYNGSGMSAMAFSYGTLVCNSISSCDLGLGSSPTAASILGKVDGFSDVSKQDQFWNTYKANYGVAKQVVQSLFSNIYARNNGCYNGCIGEQAPPTTLLTVLSGYSTSVNNQVGGLIQGGAAGICADLHSELYKEKEKRFKPSDNLYSSGDNGGDIYNDLANFTNYEYYIATGVCPKARDLEMYLNYYFKEYGSGIPASSTYRGGYLTPALFTDLGGSHPTDAAVEIRTNLTAANKTLDIRFYQNNQAVGTIPISVSLPASFSNTWQNYGAGTWQITSVKQIYSSYDASSERFRYQVLAEVTIGGTTTQEIVLSGQTQARIAACSITEADGVGEYIGDGSGTDISGCNNTTRFETALRDVMYELEQRGTLNNGSVSLNSMSSYSGSYLATFFGAGAALWKADGRGTYELTVGGVTRLTMELGQVLDPAVIEVITGANVNYLYNDKGQITQQQLNITYREADHFPKIATARLYESCDVVTGVCRLINLLCCGDINDLVGGDNQVICIQNQQAEETFEAGLLTLLNEGILNENRLDTPYTISSPLTSDFLNNTKYRERISRYTKDIPGINVSTDFNSCFFLRRSNHFEELMLIFSADPTADASAIAHHTNSTQCGDSNWAIFRIQQRRSDGANVLNIGRITKLDIQKEGVLAFTHTDRSTNQEIATTGSIANLLPMRTNTVCQVSGFRPDCQFFEDPPVDCIGEAIAEANQFANDIKHLVNAVFRNVDLAGIGINQGRLINLQGYPEYTNFIQKVLTVKSALPCTTCYDKFFDYSIKEHVKFSITRTSSNVYALSINLSDIHQVSIPLNVPSGEIPKQIDSITHSSNGRFTVVSTDLNGKQYTSLHNFRGVKINDPNDHKSPILFQFFCNTDYNATSLAQNPDNLDNENIDGICGDAVLENNLEHALKIALNEGITSMKENRPVSSTIFDELFFGNVNLQKRIENHFGLTDPTSVYDYQFDSAETEPIYHRFATGHIQTRGTMHLILTRSGGYITSIKLSLEEDFFDISEIIDIEIVRSNIELTQGVNNSISGGTFCTINYKDSLGGLKQAKNVIITFSASDLPRTYENQFLCDLLSWPVSLVPTRIVSELNENETLSTSTYARDLNNSKKSNPPSAKSTTIADETIPCGPTVCIPPVVEPLSCTTTYSAYTGVMSRIGDTEAEDIVSAEDFCQYSLQYLVADYEYYLTKLGIVSTLDLYYLTISEFGATEFNYGYPGMRRTYKGRSAVIDLYQAHVSSSGDSAKSWTAFTTDYLNTSGNEDICVPRPFFTDFTEVTVTIPDDTDCQQFVKSVRAAYTRDVYDSYIAGKRAEFIAEYLSQAIDNAVETFDMTYYDKEYQYTLYYYDQSGNLLQTVPPEGVDRFTDTELQASDASGESLNSRINQHRTNDIARENSSLLPAHELLTKYRYNSLNQLVWQKTPDGGITRFAYDELGRIIASQNANQLAANQFSYTTYDALGRIVEAGALTPTVGISIREKTGTLVYTATGNVVSTRVEDQYPQNISRDRVEVTRTRYNDLSIGAAEIFETVSDQSIYRSTTRNRVAGIYYYDQYSSTTLERQYDHAIFYHYDIHGNVKELVQHDKQMALTLDDPTSGMKRTQYEYDLISGNVHRVTYQKGKADQFIHQYRYDADNRIVGVSTSDNGRIWEEDARYAYFSHGPLARTVLGSRQVQGLDYAYTLQGWLKGVNGESLDPTADMGGDGSSASDVAKDALGYSLSYYEGDYQSIGTTTGSSFVYSNSPGLESTKNLYNGNIKQMVTSLIDNNESMLSSQINHYEYDQLNRIKKMQGSQLTGMTATPSYHSSYSYDKNGNLQQLHRATVNSQGSVVDMDALQYTYKTVTDPETGQQVRSNQLSHVDDTIAGSTFNDLSDQNPGNYSYDAIGQLIEDKQEGIHNIEWRVDGKVKKIRKSNGTEVSFYYDGLGNRIGKRVLPENKTTLYSRDAQGNVLGVYQANTSGAVATDMRLKEHHIYGSSRLGIEEKNIALSSDQAVAEATVGNTVGDKRYELSNHLGNVMSVISDRKTATVTGNLTTFTPDVLSFSDYYPGGMLLPNRHGNSSDYRYGFQGQEMDNEIKGEGNSINYKFRMHDPRLNRFFAVDPLTHEYPNISPYAFSENRLINTIDREGLESTFYLLGLREINGIEYLVPIKAFEVENSITIIGGKKIHLDKSNNSFIYGTDGRWHRMSQEQANQSLYALGDTNEEVLEAINGMEYADNEAKAAIVHNNIEVGAEYILMVAAIYGNLQISRAFKSNSITKNTKSTKTPATTGIAVEQVPKVKAQINSRHILNSDKIGAKNAKTKASTVAPDEILKRDLDDFNSGNFKKLKDGNIDINGNIYGVKNEGATLFPISGEGFMKLTQGQIKAIKLIKNVPADKLQKAATGAGISTETLNFAKEFVKKY, from the coding sequence ATGGGAAAAAGAATTCATCATCTATTTGTCTGTTGTATCTTTTTATTCTTTATAGATTCGGGTTATAGTCAGGATAAAGTTATTTATGATCCGTCAGTTATCGCTGGAGCAATCAATTCAGGCACTGGGTTAGAGTTTCGCCCAGATCTGAGTATGTTCAGTAGTGGAGTTACGGTCTCTTCTGGTACTGATTTACGATTATCTGTGGCTTCGGATCAGCCTCCTTATGGATGGTTTAGTTATGAGGTTCGCCTTCGGGTGACTCCCCGTTTATCGACCGGAGTTTTTGATCCTACTCAGAGTTATGTTGTTACGTTATTAGTTTCCAGTAATAGTGTTGCAGGATCAGGGCAGCATAGTATTGATGTTCGGGAACATCGTATTGGGGATAGTTATGGGGCTCATATAGTTGTAGAAGAGGGTCGCTATCAGAATCTATCGACTTCATCGGTAGATGTTAATGGATATATCCCAGAGAATATTACTTTATCAGCTAGCTTATGGGTATCACATTATGGAGTTTTATCTGATATGATTCCCACTATTGGAGCTACATTTGATGGAGTTAGTAATGAATTATCGTTTGCATGGGATAATATTTCGGGAGCGGATCATTATCAATTAGAGTGGAGCTGGGTTGATAGTTATGGGGATCGTTTTAATACATCTTTAGGAGCGGATCAGATAGCTTTTAGCACTCTTGATTTTAAAGGTAATAGTACTCGTATTCAGACAAAGGCTACTGGTTATTCGATTCCTTTAATTTACAGCAAAGGCTATTTGATTTACAGAGTTCGTGCAGTGGGACATTATACGTCTAACATTTCAAAATACCAATACGGTCGTTGGAGCAGTGGGGTTCTTCCTAAAACAAGTGTTTCAGATTGGCCTGATTATTATACAATTACTTCGGATCATGAAGAAGGCAAGAACTGGCAGTTTCAGGCGAGTTATGCAGAAGAAGGGAAGAAGAAGGAAGTGGTTAGTTATTTTGATGGTACGTTGCGTAATCGTCAGACAGTTACCAAACTCAATACGGACGATCATGTTGTTGTTGGCGAAGTTATTTATGACGCTCAGGGTCGATCAGCCATAGAAGTGTTGCCAGTACCTACGACTTGGTCACAATTAGGGTATGTTCGAGATTTCAATCAGAGTTCATTATTGCCTGGAGCTCCCTATGATTATGAAGATTTTGATTTGGATCATCAGAATATTTTGGATCAGCCAACGACAGATAAGGGGATGGATCCTTCCAGTGGAGCGAGTAAATACTATGGATTGGCAAACGATCTGACAACTCCTTTTCGTTCTCGTATTGCAGATGCAGGGGGTCATCCGTTTTCACAGATAGAATATATGCCTGATAATACAGGTCGTATCCGCAGAAAAAGCGGGGTAGGAATCACCCATCAGCTAGGAAGAGGCAAAGAGATGGAGTATTATTATGGTACCCCCGAACAGAAAGAATTAAACCGTTTGTTTGGTTATAATGTAGGTCATCACGGTCATTATAAGAAGAATCTGGTCATTGATCCTAATGGTCAGGCAAGTGTTAGTTATCTCGATCCTCAGGGTCGTACCATTGCTACGGCTTTATCGGGCGATGCAGCGGGGACAGGGTTAACGGGGCTTTCAGAAGAGCAAGACACAAGTCTTCATCAGGAAATGACGGTTGATTTACTGGGCAAACTCAGTCGCGGAGCAAAGGATACGGCTTTAGATAATACTATTAAAACGAGCACAGGGGGATTTGGTCCTTTATATGACGCGCTGGAATATGGAGGGACGAAGGTTTCAGCCTTTGATAGGGGCTATCGATTTAATTATACACTATCGAATGCTCCTTTTTTTGAAGATAATTGTAGTCCTACTACGGTTGTTCAATATCCTTTTGTTTATGATCTGGAAATAGCTATTGAGGATTTGGACGGGGTTTCTTTACTCGCCACTCCAGTGGTAGAAAAGGTAGATATGAGTAGAGTGACTTCAGGAACTTTTATTTTGCCGGAAGCGACGGCTTCGGTTCCAAGAGGTAGTTATACCATAAGCAAGAGTTTGTCGGTCGACAGAGAAGCCTTAGCATCTTATGCAGATGCCTATGTAGCCAGGCTTCAGGATGCTAATGATGCGTGTTATATCAGTCCGGAAGAAGTGAGTAACCTTCCTGTTCTTAGTTTCGAAGGTTGTTTTATGACCTGTAGTGAATGCGAGGCAGCCCTGCTATCGGATTATGGGAGCAAGTCTCAGTATGTGACCACCCAGGTAGAGGCATATGATTATTCATCCTTATCCCATTTATCAGCTACTGAATTAGAGGAAGAAAAGACGCGTTTAGCTGCTGTTTTTGCTATACAGTGGGACGCTTTGATCAGAGCCTGTAATGCTCCCTGTCAAGAGGGTGTTTTAGATGGAGGTGCCCCTTCAGATGTTGTTAGTTCATCCTCGCTTAGTTGTAGTATTTCCCATTCGATTTTAAGGAATGATATGAAACCTTTAGGTCAATACGGGGCATATAGAGGAGCTGTTTATAATGATCAGACCACAGGAGGCAGTGGTATAATAGAAAATTCCAGCGTATTATCCATATTTAGTACATCTAATGAATTGATAAGCACGCGTACTTCATCCGGGGAACATAACAGTTGGCGAAACCCTCGTCATGAAGCGCATGATCCGGCTCCTTCCGGGTCTGGGTTGTATACCTCGGGTCATTACTATACAGAAGATGGACAGATTAGTTATATCAAAGTAAAACAGCTAATAACTACACGTATTGTAGCAGGTCAACCGACAGAAGAAATTACCTATGACCCTATGCTTATTGAAGGGGCTGTTGTTCGGGAGTCGGCAGACCGGGAGTATGTATATACAGAGCCACAAAATCTGGCTTTGGTTACGGATTTTTTAAGAGATGATATCTGGCAGGACAGTTGGACTTCTTCCCTTTTGGTGTATCATCCGGAGTATTGTTATATAACATATAACCGGGCAGTTTGTGGTATGACCAGTACGGTTTCAGGAGGCAAGATGAACTCTGATGGATATGATGCATATTTAGGATCAGTTAAGAGCTATGCAGCAGCAAAGGCAGCAGGTTTGTTAGGTAGTTTGGAATCCTTATCGGCATCGGATCCTTATTTTAGAGGGACTATCCCAGCGGTAGAGAATAGTACATCCAGAAATGCCCGGGAGTCAGTAATTCGTGAATCCCTTCTGTCGAATTATAATGGTAGTGGAATGAGTGCGATGGCATTTTCCTATGGTACTTTGGTTTGTAATAGTATAAGCAGTTGTGATTTGGGATTAGGAAGCAGTCCTACTGCAGCGAGTATTTTAGGAAAGGTAGATGGTTTTAGTGATGTATCGAAACAAGATCAGTTTTGGAATACATATAAAGCGAACTATGGAGTTGCCAAACAAGTTGTACAAAGCTTATTTTCGAATATTTACGCCAGGAACAATGGCTGTTACAATGGTTGTATAGGGGAACAAGCGCCACCGACTACTTTGTTAACGGTATTATCAGGATACAGTACCTCTGTCAATAATCAGGTAGGAGGATTGATTCAGGGGGGTGCAGCAGGAATCTGCGCGGATCTTCACAGCGAATTATATAAAGAAAAGGAAAAACGATTTAAGCCTTCGGATAACCTATATAGTTCAGGAGATAATGGAGGAGATATCTATAATGACCTGGCTAATTTCACTAATTACGAATATTATATTGCTACAGGAGTATGTCCTAAGGCTCGGGATTTAGAGATGTACTTAAATTACTATTTTAAGGAGTATGGTTCAGGTATTCCTGCTAGTAGCACCTATAGAGGAGGATACCTGACTCCGGCATTATTTACAGATTTAGGAGGGAGTCATCCTACAGATGCAGCAGTAGAGATACGAACGAACCTTACAGCTGCCAATAAGACATTAGATATTCGTTTTTATCAAAACAATCAGGCAGTAGGTACTATTCCTATTAGTGTTAGTTTACCTGCAAGTTTTAGCAATACCTGGCAGAACTATGGAGCAGGCACCTGGCAGATCACTTCTGTAAAACAGATTTATTCGAGTTATGATGCCAGCAGTGAGCGTTTTCGTTATCAGGTATTGGCAGAGGTGACTATTGGAGGAACTACGACTCAGGAGATTGTTCTTAGTGGTCAGACCCAGGCACGTATTGCAGCGTGTAGTATCACAGAAGCTGATGGTGTTGGGGAGTATATAGGAGATGGTAGTGGTACAGATATTTCAGGCTGTAATAATACGACCCGTTTTGAGACAGCCCTTCGGGATGTGATGTATGAATTAGAACAACGGGGAACTCTAAACAATGGGAGTGTTTCTTTGAATAGTATGTCATCTTATTCGGGAAGTTATCTGGCTACATTTTTTGGAGCAGGAGCTGCTCTTTGGAAGGCAGATGGTAGGGGTACCTATGAGCTTACAGTTGGGGGAGTAACCAGATTAACGATGGAATTGGGTCAGGTATTAGATCCAGCCGTTATAGAGGTGATAACAGGGGCAAATGTTAACTATCTCTATAATGATAAGGGGCAGATAACCCAGCAACAGTTAAATATTACCTATAGAGAAGCGGATCATTTCCCTAAAATAGCCACTGCCAGGTTATATGAATCCTGTGATGTAGTTACCGGAGTATGCCGACTGATTAATTTATTGTGTTGTGGGGATATTAATGATTTGGTGGGGGGAGATAACCAGGTTATATGTATTCAGAATCAACAGGCAGAAGAGACCTTCGAAGCAGGACTATTGACCTTATTAAATGAAGGGATTCTCAATGAGAACCGATTAGATACCCCTTATACGATAAGTTCGCCCCTGACTAGTGACTTTTTAAATAACACAAAATATCGGGAACGAATTTCCCGCTATACAAAAGATATTCCTGGCATTAATGTTTCTACGGATTTTAACAGTTGTTTTTTCTTGCGACGATCCAATCATTTTGAGGAATTAATGTTGATTTTCTCAGCAGATCCAACAGCAGATGCGTCCGCTATTGCTCATCATACAAACTCAACCCAATGTGGAGACTCTAATTGGGCTATTTTTAGAATACAACAACGGAGAAGTGATGGGGCTAACGTGTTGAATATAGGAAGGATTACGAAGTTGGATATCCAAAAAGAGGGAGTATTAGCATTTACACATACAGATCGTAGTACCAATCAGGAGATAGCAACAACCGGAAGTATTGCAAATCTGTTACCAATGCGGACCAATACAGTTTGTCAGGTTAGTGGATTTAGACCGGATTGTCAGTTTTTTGAAGATCCTCCTGTGGATTGTATAGGTGAAGCAATAGCAGAAGCAAATCAATTTGCAAATGATATTAAACACCTTGTTAATGCCGTATTTCGGAATGTTGATTTAGCAGGAATAGGTATAAATCAGGGAAGGCTTATAAATTTACAAGGATATCCTGAATATACAAATTTTATACAGAAAGTACTGACTGTAAAAAGTGCTCTTCCTTGTACAACTTGTTATGATAAGTTTTTTGATTATTCGATTAAAGAACATGTCAAGTTTTCTATTACACGTACATCTTCTAATGTGTATGCTCTGAGTATAAACTTGTCAGATATACACCAGGTATCAATTCCGTTGAATGTACCTTCCGGTGAAATACCAAAACAAATAGATAGTATCACACATAGCTCTAATGGAAGATTCACTGTAGTTTCTACTGATTTAAATGGTAAACAATATACCTCCTTGCATAATTTTAGAGGAGTAAAAATAAATGACCCTAATGATCATAAATCTCCTATCTTATTTCAATTTTTTTGTAATACAGATTATAATGCTACTTCATTAGCACAAAATCCGGATAATTTAGATAATGAGAATATAGATGGTATTTGTGGAGATGCTGTATTAGAAAATAATTTAGAGCATGCTTTAAAAATAGCACTTAATGAGGGGATTACATCAATGAAAGAAAATAGACCTGTATCAAGTACTATTTTTGATGAATTGTTTTTTGGGAATGTGAATCTTCAAAAGAGGATAGAAAACCATTTTGGCTTAACGGATCCTACATCTGTATATGACTATCAATTTGATTCTGCAGAAACAGAACCAATTTACCATAGATTTGCTACTGGTCATATACAGACTAGAGGAACTATGCATTTGATCCTTACTAGATCTGGGGGATATATAACAAGCATAAAACTTAGTTTAGAGGAAGACTTTTTCGATATTTCAGAAATAATAGATATTGAAATTGTTCGCTCTAATATAGAATTAACCCAAGGGGTTAATAATTCTATTTCAGGAGGAACATTTTGTACAATCAATTACAAAGATAGTCTAGGTGGTCTTAAACAAGCTAAAAATGTAATTATAACTTTTTCAGCTTCAGATCTACCTCGAACATATGAAAATCAATTTCTCTGTGATCTATTATCATGGCCTGTATCTTTGGTACCTACGAGAATAGTATCAGAACTAAATGAGAATGAGACCTTATCAACATCAACATATGCACGAGACCTAAACAACTCAAAAAAATCAAACCCACCCTCTGCCAAATCCACGACAATTGCGGATGAGACTATTCCTTGTGGTCCTACCGTTTGTATTCCTCCTGTAGTGGAACCACTAAGTTGTACAACGACCTATTCTGCATATACAGGGGTGATGAGTCGGATAGGGGATACGGAGGCAGAGGATATTGTTAGTGCAGAAGATTTTTGTCAGTACTCGTTGCAATACCTGGTAGCCGATTATGAGTATTACCTGACCAAATTAGGGATAGTATCGACACTAGATCTTTACTATCTGACCATCAGTGAATTTGGTGCTACAGAGTTTAACTATGGATATCCGGGGATGCGTAGGACTTATAAGGGGCGTTCTGCTGTTATTGATCTGTATCAGGCTCATGTGAGCAGCAGTGGCGATAGCGCCAAAAGCTGGACTGCTTTTACCACGGATTATCTGAATACCTCCGGGAATGAAGATATCTGTGTTCCCCGTCCATTTTTCACCGATTTTACAGAAGTTACAGTGACGATTCCTGATGACACGGATTGCCAGCAATTTGTCAAAAGTGTTCGGGCGGCATATACCCGGGATGTATACGATAGTTATATAGCAGGTAAGCGGGCAGAATTTATAGCTGAGTATTTATCACAAGCGATAGACAATGCAGTAGAGACCTTTGATATGACCTATTATGATAAGGAATACCAATACACCTTATATTATTACGATCAGTCGGGGAATTTACTACAAACGGTTCCTCCGGAGGGAGTTGATCGTTTTACGGATACAGAATTACAGGCATCAGATGCTTCCGGGGAATCCCTTAATAGCCGTATCAATCAGCATCGAACTAATGATATCGCCCGGGAGAATAGTAGTTTATTACCAGCACATGAGCTATTGACCAAATACCGATATAATTCTCTGAATCAACTGGTATGGCAGAAAACTCCTGATGGAGGGATTACCCGTTTTGCCTATGATGAGCTGGGAAGAATTATCGCTTCACAGAATGCCAATCAGTTAGCCGCCAATCAATTTAGCTATACCACTTATGATGCTTTGGGTCGGATTGTAGAGGCAGGAGCACTTACTCCAACCGTTGGGATTTCCATCCGGGAGAAGACAGGTACACTGGTTTATACAGCTACGGGCAATGTGGTATCGACCCGTGTAGAAGATCAGTACCCTCAGAATATTTCCAGGGATCGGGTAGAGGTCACCCGTACCCGTTATAACGATCTTTCGATAGGAGCGGCGGAGATTTTTGAGACGGTATCAGATCAGTCGATCTATCGGAGTACGACCCGCAACCGGGTGGCAGGAATTTACTACTATGATCAGTATAGCAGTACGACCTTAGAGCGACAATACGACCATGCGATTTTCTATCACTATGACATCCATGGGAATGTTAAAGAGCTGGTGCAGCACGATAAACAGATGGCATTGACCCTGGATGATCCTACCTCAGGGATGAAGCGTACCCAATACGAATACGATCTGATCAGTGGTAATGTTCATAGGGTAACCTATCAAAAAGGGAAGGCGGATCAGTTTATCCATCAGTATCGCTATGATGCAGACAACCGTATTGTAGGAGTATCGACCTCAGATAACGGCCGTATATGGGAGGAGGATGCCCGGTATGCATATTTTTCACACGGACCTTTAGCCAGAACAGTACTAGGATCCAGGCAGGTACAGGGTCTTGATTACGCCTATACCCTTCAGGGCTGGTTAAAAGGCGTTAATGGAGAGTCCTTAGACCCGACGGCAGATATGGGAGGAGATGGATCTTCCGCTTCTGATGTGGCTAAAGATGCCCTGGGATATTCCTTAAGTTATTATGAAGGAGATTATCAATCGATCGGTACTACTACAGGGAGCTCTTTTGTATACAGTAACAGTCCCGGATTAGAGAGTACTAAGAATTTGTACAACGGGAATATCAAGCAAATGGTCACCAGTCTGATAGACAACAATGAATCGATGTTGTCCTCCCAGATCAATCACTATGAATATGATCAGTTAAACCGTATCAAGAAGATGCAGGGATCACAGCTGACCGGGATGACAGCAACACCTTCATACCACAGTAGTTATAGCTATGATAAGAATGGGAACTTACAGCAGTTGCATCGGGCTACGGTCAACAGTCAGGGATCGGTTGTGGATATGGACGCCTTGCAATATACCTATAAGACAGTTACTGATCCGGAGACAGGGCAGCAAGTGCGTTCGAATCAGTTAAGCCATGTAGACGATACCATTGCGGGGAGTACATTTAATGATTTGTCGGATCAGAATCCCGGGAATTACAGTTATGATGCGATAGGTCAATTGATAGAAGACAAGCAGGAAGGGATTCACAATATCGAATGGCGGGTAGATGGTAAAGTAAAGAAGATCCGTAAGAGCAATGGTACAGAGGTATCTTTCTATTATGATGGACTAGGGAACCGTATTGGTAAGCGGGTACTGCCGGAGAACAAGACAACCTTATACAGCAGAGATGCTCAGGGGAATGTATTGGGGGTATATCAGGCAAATACCAGTGGGGCAGTTGCTACGGATATGCGCTTAAAGGAACATCATATCTATGGGAGCAGTCGACTGGGTATTGAAGAAAAGAACATTGCTCTAAGCAGTGATCAGGCTGTAGCAGAAGCTACAGTGGGCAATACAGTTGGGGATAAGCGATATGAGCTAAGCAATCACTTAGGAAATGTAATGAGTGTGATAAGTGATCGCAAGACTGCTACTGTTACAGGGAATTTAACTACCTTTACTCCGGATGTTCTTTCATTTAGTGATTATTATCCCGGCGGTATGCTTTTACCTAACCGACATGGGAACTCTTCAGATTACCGTTATGGCTTCCAGGGACAGGAAATGGATAATGAAATCAAAGGGGAAGGGAATAGTATAAACTACAAGTTTAGGATGCACGATCCTAGATTGAACAGGTTCTTTGCAGTTGATCCTCTTACACACGAATATCCTAATATATCTCCATATGCTTTTAGTGAAAATAGACTTATTAATACAATAGATAGAGAAGGTCTAGAATCAACCTTTTATTTACTTGGTTTAAGAGAAATAAATGGAATAGAATATTTAGTCCCTATTAAAGCATTTGAAGTAGAGAACAGTATAACTATCATTGGAGGTAAAAAGATACATCTTGACAAGTCTAACAACTCATTTATATATGGAACAGATGGTAGATGGCACAGAATGTCTCAAGAACAGGCTAACCAAAGTTTATACGCTTTAGGTGATACGAATGAAGAAGTTTTAGAAGCTATAAATGGAATGGAATATGCTGATAATGAAGCTAAAGCAGCAATAGTCCATAATAATATAGAAGTAGGGGCAGAATATATTTTAATGGTTGCTGCTATATATGGGAATTTACAAATTAGCAGAGCTTTTAAATCTAATTCAATAACTAAAAATACTAAGTCCACTAAAACTCCTGCTACAACGGGGATAGCGGTAGAACAAGTTCCTAAAGTTAAGGCTCAAATCAATAGTAGGCATATTTTAAATTCAGATAAAATTGGAGCAAAAAATGCAAAAACAAAAGCTTCAACTGTAGCACCTGATGAAATTTTAAAGAGGGATTTAGATGATTTTAATTCTGGTAACTTTAAAAAACTAAAAGACGGTAATATTGATATCAATGGAAACATTTATGGGGTAAAAAATGAAGGAGCAACTCTATTCCCTATATCAGGAGAAGGTTTTATGAAGTTAACACAAGGGCAAATAAAAGCGATTAAATTAATAAAGAATGTTCCTGCGGATAAATTACAAAAAGCAGCTACAGGTGCTGGAATATCTACAGAAACTTTGAATTTTGCTAAAGAGTTTGTTAAGAAATACTAA